A genome region from Mauremys reevesii isolate NIE-2019 linkage group 12, ASM1616193v1, whole genome shotgun sequence includes the following:
- the TMPRSS5 gene encoding transmembrane protease serine 5, producing MSPSSPRLPGEVEGRPGWLLACHERWNLSLGTLICRQLGYLQLAHHKGVNLTDVKVNDTQGFVQIVPNQKSSIEDVWQVRSSCASGRIVALKCSECGLRSRAARIVGGRDAPLGRWPWQVSLYLNSRHVCGGSVVAHDWIVTAAHCVHNYRRPQVSSWLVFAGIIAHVSVPQQAGAAVEKIIYHPRYDDRSHDYDIALMKLTAPLNFSDAVRAVCLPLYHQDFPHGTHCWISGWGYTRPEHVPVAEMLKEATVPLISTKKCNSSCMYSGELTPRMLCAGYLDGKVDACQGDSGGPLVCQDELTWRLVGIVSWGTGCAEPNYPGVYTKVAEFLDWIYQIIEI from the exons ATGAGCCCGTCATCACCACGGCTCCCAGGAGAG GTGGAAGGCAGGcccggctggctcctggcatGTCACGAGCGGTGGAATCTCTCCCTGGGGACTCTGATCTGTAGGCAGCTGGGATACCTCCA ACTCGCCCATCACAAAGGAGTGAACCTGACAGATGTCAAGGTGAACGATACGCAAGGGTTTGTTCAGATTGTGCCCAACCAGAAGAGCAGCATTGAAGACGTGTGGCAGGTCAG GAGCAGCTGTGCTTCAGGGCGAATTGTGGCTCTGAAGTGCTCCG AGTGCGGCCTGCGCTCCAGGGCAGCCCGGATCGTGGGGGGAAGAGACGCCCCGTTGGGACGCTGGCCGTGGCAGGTCAGCCTGTACCTCAACTCCAGACACGTGTGTGGAGGCTCCGTGGTGGCGCACGACTGGATCGTCACGGCCGCTCACTGCGTGCACAA TTACAGGCGGCCTCAGGTCTCCAGCTGGCTGGTCTTTGCCGGGATTATCGCCCACGTGTCAGTCCCACAGCAGGCCGGGGCAGCGGTGGAGAAAATCATCTACCACCCCCGCTATGACGACAGGAGTCACGACTATGACATCGCACTGATGAAACTCACAGCGCCCTTGAACTTCTCCG ATGCCGTCCGTGCAGTGTGTTTACCGCTGTACCATCAGGATTTCCCCCACGGCACCCACTGCTGGATCTCCGGCTGGGGCTACACCAGACCTGAACACG TTCCTGTTGCTGAGATGCTGAAGGAAGCTACTGTTCCCTTAATCAGCACGAAGAAATGCAACAGCTCCTGCATGTACTCTGGTGAGCTCACCCCCAGGATGCTGTGTGCCGGCTACCTGGACGGGAAAGTAGATGCCTGCCAG GGAGACAGCGGGGGGCCGCTGGTTTGCCAAGATGAACTCACCTGGCGCCTAGTGGGTATCGtgagctggggcacggggtgTGCTGAACCCAACTACCCTGGGGTTTACACCAAGGTGGCTGAATTCCTGGACTGGATTTATCAGATCATCGAG ATCTAG